From the Thioalkalivibrio sp. XN279 genome, the window CAGAGCGGCGTAGATCACAATCGCGGGGGTGGTGTGCAGTGGGTGAAAGCCAATGGAGCACCGGTTCGGATCGTATATCGGGTCAGCCAGCAAGTGGTCGACATCCACGAACATGGTCGCAATCATGATCAACGTCGCGTTGCGCCAGCGGCTGCGGAAGAACGCGAGCGCGACCAGCAGCGGGAC encodes:
- a CDS encoding DUF6122 family protein yields the protein MIHITLHFIVPLLVALAFFRSRWRNATLIMIATMFVDVDHLLADPIYDPNRCSIGFHPLHTTPAIVIYAALFVLPLFVGRESESNSLRPAARVLLLVGLGLLIHMALDWIDCMK